In the Uranotaenia lowii strain MFRU-FL chromosome 1, ASM2978415v1, whole genome shotgun sequence genome, TAAtttctatgtgcaaattttcatctcaatccgatctataataacgccaatatcctaaaaatattgaaaatttattataggCGATCCCTTTTGCTCGCCccttacattgaatttgatacttgaaatTGATAGCACGTCATTAAAAACTCTCGTATATCAATTTTCTCCTGAATCCGcgaaaaacagcgaacagttaatatagaGGACCCTTTTttccgacccctgacccaaaatgtaatacctgaaatcaattacccatctctcaaaacccccctgtggaaatttttatcataatccgacaaaaaatagcTTCCGACATCTGGTGGttagaaacaaatattttagcCGGGACTTGAGACAAGGCAAACACTGAAAtcaaaaagaaacagaaaaattgcaaacgaatatcatttgatttttgaagtcctATAGTCAATGTGCATCATTAaccataacataaaaaaaacatgtgcaCTTTCCCTGGTAATAATTACTTGCCGTTATTGattccattctttttttttttatttaaaaaaattttggctTAACTTATAAACACATAGTGGGCCAAGTGGTGAGAGTTAATTAGACTTATAAATCAATCTTTGAATCGATGAAAAAATATGCAATTACTTTGAGTATATCTGCGTTGAGGGTTTTAGGCTTTATTTGTAAATCCGGTGCAATTCTTCTCTGCATCAGGGTTTTCCATATCGTCCATCTTTTTGCAGCATAGTTTGAACATGTGAACAAGAAATGATCTGGATCTGCGTTAGCCGCGCCGCATTTACAGGTGTCATTTGAGATAATTCGGTTTCTGTACAGATGAGCTGGTAACCGTGAATGGTTGCTTATGAGTTTCGATAATATTATAATTTGTCTTTGAGTTAAATCGTACTGAGCAAACCCTGGTTGTATCGAAACATAGGATAATATATTGTGGCAgaagcagtgattgaaatcctcaccaattttctcatctttGAGGTCTCGCATAGctataggggagaggcgggtaatatgcgcatattaaggaaaacactcattttctcccatattccgatagataggagcctgaaaactatatgcacatgagcggacatctgttttctatacgtaagagcaatttttctgttaaaatctcttacagtttttgtgaaaataattttataataaaagaagtcaaaatagccgatttccgaaaccggcgggctaaatgcgcatatttatgttttaagctatatttcatttacactcgcaatattttgaaattatttaattgaaaatggtagaaacggatgttaggcatacgtcaaggctgaaattttggtgaaattttttacatcactcattctttgcatgaaacatagttaagtatgccatatggccatatttcatggtaatattttgttcatattgtatttttatcggatcagtatgaagttcttcttttttcgctgaaagatcgtgatttgagcgtagatttaatgtttaaatgataggaagtaaaaaatttataagaataatctatttttcttgatataggcatttaacctgccttgatatgggcattcagaacctgtctcgtattccaatatcttatcatctacaactttgccaaaagcttcaatttgttgaatttccgatttccagatgaataagaaagaaaacccattaaaatttttgtttacagaatctgtacgcacgataattaaaattcaatatattatatcaaaactgacaaaaatcttgtttaaatttttaaatttttttgactttatataacaattcaattttttcatcccATGTTTTAAAAGCGTACttccctcaaactgcactgataagatatgatgaatctctagccatatcgtcaatcggctgtatgcgcatattacctaacatgcgcatttaggaacacttccccctacaggAGACGAaccatatacattcattcaaacctccccccatgaggaggatctgctctgagagacactattcgtttgctgccccgaacgaactctctcaacgttcggttgctacatgcaggtcccggcaacgatacaggatttgtctatgtatcgtgtgaccaacatcttttaactaagtgttggtgaatctcgtttttaagcaggtcccggcaacgatacaggatttgtctatgtatcgtgtgaccaacatcttttaactaagtgttggtgaatctcgtttttaagctttttttcctcagatttaagctttttttactttgagagcataggagatgaaagctcaaatctgaagaaaaaagcttaaatctgtcaaaaaaaggggaaatctgagagatgtgctccatacggtttgtataGCATTGCCAGGAtgtgtttttaagctttttttcctcagatttaagctttttttactttgagagcataggagatgaaagctcaaatctgaagaaaaaagcttaaatctgtcaaaaaaaggggaaatctgagagatgtgctccatacggtttgtataGCATTGCCAGGATGTAGCTACATGATGCCaggtcccggcaacgatacaggatttgtctatgtatcgtgtgaccaacatcttttaactaagtgttggtgaatctcgtttttaagctttttttcctcagatttaagctttttttttaccttgagagcataggagatgaaagctcaaatctgaagaaaaaagcttaaatctgtcaaaaaaggggaaatctgagagatgtgctccatacggtttgtataGCATTGCCAGGATGTGCATGATGCTTGAACaggtcccggcaacgatacaggatttgtctatgtatcgtgtgaccaacatcttttaactaagtgttggtgaatctcgtttttaagctttttttcctcagatttaagctttttttactttgagagcataggagatgaaagctcaaatctgaagaaaaaagcttaaatctgtcaaaaaaaggggaaatctgagagatgtgctccatacggtttgtataGCATTGCCAGGATGTGTGcttgaagaagacgaggcacacatactcatttacgttcttgaatttgattaactccagccgatagctgtcgttgaggagaacatatTTAACCtcaccgcaaaggttgaggcaacaacaaaaacaaccgaacttattgcattgcacaggcccgcaacgtatggtgcAAAGAgaggggaggaaaaagaaacgaaaaaactagctgccggcgtgcggttgctgtgcaataattgcaatagcagaaaaacctcacgcattcgatccaggcacaaacgaggagactctggtttgctctgccttttgaattcggttccctcgaggttgtaacaggagatgagtgagagccattcgtttggtttggattcgctgcctcgaatgtatattgcttcatgaaggcgggccatgttgagagcgtatacatcatcatttttgtcgttttcgctgcctcaaagcaaccttcgCTTCCGACGGAagttccgagtaaagcgttgagcgagagatggttgatcaactcatgctcagcaaaattcaatcactgaatctgtatttcacaaaattgaaaaaattatttatttttgatcgaaaatttacaaaattttgaaaacaaaaggtgatacAGTCTTCTCATCTTCACATTcgctttttcaaatgtttgaattttagaagaatttatcgatttattctataaaataccttaaaactttatttattctttccttcgagatttttggaaaaatcgaagggggtaaacaaaaaaagaattttatatttgccCAGCCTTATTTGAAACTTTCTTATATGTACCTTGGCTAGcaaacggtagacaatgtgcaactcgagaccccatatacccaaccttcgggtagtggtcatttCACCTCTTATCTGCACTTCCGATtatctacctccccgtggtgctagctggggtgcgagcaaccttagcggagatcgggtacccaaccccggtggatgctttggtcgcatgcagactgagtcagggggcttcgcACGCGTCTgctctccatgtcaggggcggcgtgcggagtgcaacagcgtcctgatagtgttcgggacccaaaacagcaacatcacaacggtcctcctgcgagatagtggggttagctgcgggccttacgagcccgtgactacaaaaaaacataagcaacgaacagcGAATCTAAATTATATGTATCTACAAACATTTGATTTGCAAGTGAAACGCCATTCCTTCAATCGAGAGGGATTAGCGATTGTCTAAGTTCTGGCAAATTTTCATGACTGACTTGTTATGCGAGATGCGATAAATCAACTTGCTACTTTCCCTAAACCCACTAAAGAAAGCAAGAAGGATCTGATTAACTGATTAAAATGCACTTTTCAAGAGAATAAATGTTATAAACTCTATTTTCCAGTATTACACGCTTATTCTACGAACAATGTTAATACGAGTCATCAAAGTTGAGGTGTTTCTGCATTATCGATACAGGCCCTGCTCCAAAAGTTTAAATATATATAATCCATctcgttttgttgttgttccatTCCGTTAAGCTACCATTGCATTCAACTATTGATCTTCgatttcaaactaaattattgcCTTAAACGTCCACCgtgaattgaaaaacttatttggtGTTTCAAACTGTGTTCAGTGGTTAAGTTAAAGTGATTACAAacaattcaaatttgtatgttaaaaaaatattttacaaaaaaaacacataactATGGACAATCGTAATGTACGGACAGGAAATCGTCTCTGGAAGTTTAAAATTACGGCTCTATCGTGTGTATGAATGTTTTGCAGTATCTGTATGGATATATTGTAATGTATTTTTGCTTCCCATAATACATTCCTTCTGATAACTCCGCCTCCGAGTTTTTTTTGAACATCACTTTCTATATTGTTAATGATCGAAGGATTCTTTCGTCGTCATGCTTCGTGTTTTGCTTTTAACTTCAGCCACTGTCGCTGAAACCGCCGCCGGACCAGAAGTGTTTGCTTAAGGTGAAGGTTCACATAAAAAACTCCTCCGTCGAGTGCGACAGTGGCAGTCACGTGCGCCCGGGTCGATCCAATATCGATATCTCTATAACCCGCAGACCTCGACAGACAGGATCGGTGATCTGGAGTCCCTTCGGATTGTAAACACGCTCGTTCTGCATGGCAATGTATTTCGAGACTTTGCGCAGACACTGCCGGGGGAAAAAATAGTCATGAAAAGGTTGCGCTTCCACAATTATATGAATTTGAAAGTTGGCATGCccttcaacgattttttttttttgagaaaatgttcAATTGcataaaaaacgattttgtcCCGCATAGAATGAATAAAgcattaaattttgagttttcaggCTGAAATCTGTAGCACAATCAACAATTCTGAAGTTTGTAATCGAATTAAACGCAACTTTTTAGTGTGTACCTTTTCATAATGTGTTTCGGTGCAGATGTAGATTAGATATGCAGTGATGCAGGCTAGACATCCCTCACAGTAGGTGCTGCAGGAGCCTTTCTCGGCC is a window encoding:
- the LOC129757587 gene encoding golgin subfamily A member 7 → MAGNVVRMSQPGTPAAAVQTNSYMKVFIQRDYSEGTSVKFQTRFPPELESRIDRHTFESTMNKLNEYFAEAEKGSCSTYCEGCLACITAYLIYICTETHYEKCLRKVSKYIAMQNERVYNPKGLQITDPVCRGLRVIEISILDRPGRT